A single window of Debaryomyces hansenii CBS767 chromosome F complete sequence DNA harbors:
- a CDS encoding DEHA2F01430p (similar to uniprot|P53251 Saccharomyces cerevisiae YGR081c): MAVKKRTTLRDKHAKSNTKSNLSGKIAELKEENNGQESDYHENPFLKLSKVTKKDKQLNKSQNFSQKFDSSTLNTSSNISKSALRRRKRNARNELKPKMDELLQNLPETTNVIDPSAAAHKPNDHKSTKFIKSTKASANLPNATKQTGHAKIMTQESKNFTNVLKNPQFRSSPFSALKDAIAQNIQNQ; this comes from the exons ATG GCTGTGAAGAAGAGAACAACCTTGCGGGACAAGCATGCAAAATCGAATACAAAGTCGAATTTGTCAGGAAAAATAGCAGAGTTGAAGGAGGAAAATAACGGACAGGAGTCAGATTACCATGAAAAcccatttttgaaattactGAAAGTTACCAAGAAAGACaaacaattaaataagTCTCAAAACTTCTCGCAAAAATTCGATTCCTCTACTTTAAACACATCCAGTAATATATCCAAGTCTGCATTGAGACGCCGTAAGAGAAATGCAAGAAACGAACTCAAGCCAAAAATGGACGAGTTACTCCAAAATTTGCCCGAAACTACAAACGTAATTGATCCATCCGCTGCTGCTCACAAACCGAACGACCACAAGCTGacaaaatttatcaaatcgACCAAGGCCTCCGCAAACTTGCCCAATGCAACCAAACAAACGGGGCATGCTAAAATCATGACCCAAGAGAGTAAGAACTTCACCAATGTCTTGAAAAACCCTCAGTTCAGATCGTCGCCTTTCAGTGCTTTAAAAGATGCTATTGCTCAAAATATACAAAACCAATAG
- a CDS encoding DEHA2F01452p (similar to uniprot|P23776 Saccharomyces cerevisiae YLR300W EXG1 Major exo-1 3-beta-glucanase of the cell wall involved in cell wall beta-glucan assembly) has protein sequence MFRSIKIIILLLNGLTTVLGQFQGTYDLDSDYSHVRKEPKIRTKNGSKYQLDYCQKTFGVSLGGWLVLEPWIVPSLFEEVYEKMGEMPVDEYTYTKLLGKREAEKALEEHWSSFYTEDDFQDIVDHGINLVRIPIGYWAFGLLADDPYVQGQEYYLDQAIEWADKYDLQVQIDIHGMPGSQNGFDNSGKRTDPTWLNGGENMDLTYDVMDYFFNKYGGEEYEDIVTSIEVVNEPFAFILDKDDLREFYEYAYQCARDNSVKANLYFHDGFLPIGSWDRFMNDSSVYPNITIDHHLYEIFSEHQIALNIDQHIKNVEDQGAAMALQPHHRIVGEFSGAFTDCTKYINGVGIGARYDGTFSNTKPVGSCKNHSDFDSWSEEFKNNTKEFIKAQFETFEKNGDGWIFWCFKTEDSIEWDFKRLASLDMLPESFLNRKKCHNLKTTQRLNDTEKNETTIEKTSDGSSSIDSTILKFHQSFQLPKIIYIGVISSILLILAAIP, from the coding sequence ATGTTCAGAagtattaaaattatcattttaCTTTTGAATGGTTTAACAACTGTGCTTGGGCAATTTCAGGGGACGTATGACTTGGACTCAGATTATTCACATGTCCGTAAAGAACCAAAAATAAGAACCAAAAATGGGAGTAAATACCAATTGGACTATTGTCAAAAAACATTCGGTGTCAGTCTTGGAGGATGGTTGGTCTTAGAGCCATGGATTGTTCCAagtttatttgaagaagtttaTGAAAAAATGGGAGAGATGCCTGTGGATGAGTATACATACACAAAACTATTGGGTAAAAGAGAAGCAGAAAAGGCTTTAGAAGAGCATTGGTCCTCGTTTTATACAGAGGACGATTTCCAGGATATAGTAGATCATGGAATAAATTTGGTGAGAATACCCATTGGTTATTGGGCTTTCGGCTTGCTTGCCGATGATCCCTATGTTCAGGGACAAGAATACTACTTGGACCAGGCTATAGAATGGGCTGATAAGTACGACTTGCAGGttcaaattgatattcaCGGCATGCCAGGGTCGCAAAATGGGTTTGATAATTCGGGAAAACGGACCGATCCTACGTGGTTGAATGGAGGAGAAAATATGGACTTAACATACGACGTGATggattatttcttcaataagtACGGTGGAGAAGAGTATGAGGACATTGTAACAAGTATTGAAGTAGTAAATGAGCCATTTGCGTTTATACTTGACAAGGATGACTTGCGCGAGTTTTATGAATACGCTTATCAGTGTGCCAGAGACAATAGTGTAAAAGCTAACTTGTATTTCCACGATGGATTTTTGCCAATCGGTTCCTGGGATAGGTTTATGAATGATTCAAGTGTGTACCCCAATATCACTATTGACCATCACCTCTACGAAATTTTCTCAGAACATCAAATTGCGTTGAACATTGACCAACATATTAAGAATGTTGAAGATCAGGGTGCAGCAATGGCTCTTCAACCACATCACAGAATTGTTGGCGAGTTTTCTGGTGCTTTTACAGATTGTACTAAGTATATCAATGGTGTTGGGATAGGAGCAAGGTATGATGGTACTTTTTCAAACACTAAGCCTGTCGGAAGCTGCAAAAATCATTCTGATTTCGACTCGTGGTCAGAGgaatttaaaaataatactAAAGAGTTCATTAAAGCTCAATTTGAAACCTTTGAGAAGAACGGAGATGGATGGATTTTCTGGTGTTTCAAGACTGAAGATTCCATCGAATGGGATTTCAAAAGATTGGCTAGTTTGGACATGTTGCCCGAGTCCTTTTTGAATAGAAAGAAATGTcacaatttgaaaactaCCCAAAGACTAAATGATACAGAAAAGAACGAAACCACCATTGAAAAGACAAGCGATGGTTCCAGCAGTATTGATCTGACCATActaaaatttcatcaaagTTTTCAATTACCGAAAATTATCTACATAGGTGTAATTTCTctgattttattaattcttgCAGCAATTCCATAA